From one Thamnophis elegans isolate rThaEle1 chromosome 9, rThaEle1.pri, whole genome shotgun sequence genomic stretch:
- the LOC116513206 gene encoding CDGSH iron-sulfur domain-containing protein 2, whose protein sequence is MVLDSLARIVKVQLPAYLKRLPLPESVGGFLRLTVSEWLRLLPFLGVLALLGYLAIRPFLPKKKQQKDSLINLKIQKENPKVVNEINIEDLCHTKAVYCRCWRSKTFPVCDGSHNKHNESTGDNVGPLILRKKEV, encoded by the exons ATGGTGCTAGATAGCTTGGCCCGCATCGTCAAAGTGCAGCTGCCTGCTTATCTCAAGCGCCTGCCGCTGCCGGAGAGCGTCGGCGGCTTCCTGAGGCTCACAg TTTCAGAATGGCTGCGGTTATTGCCTTTCCTGGGGGTCCTTGCTCTGCTGGGATATCTTGCTATTCGTCCATTCCTTCCCAAGAAGAAACAGCAGAAGGACAGCTTGATTAatctcaagatccagaaggagaATCCCAAAGTAGTAAACGAAATCAACATTGAGGACCTCTGTCACACTAAGGCAGTGTACTGCAGATGTTGGCGCTCTAAAACA TTCCCTGTCTGTGATGGCTCTCACAACAAACACAACGAGTCAACGGGAGATAATGTGGGCCCTTTAATACTCAGGAAAAAAGAAGTCTAG